A genomic window from Luteolibacter sp. LG18 includes:
- a CDS encoding cytochrome c translates to MELIERFPVLKSAARVLMLSGVLLAGASAKQGLFFDPTVPVFGTPLKLADGQVLARGLLVRAGKGEWVAYDPELLRPAYWFQADETKEPVSMEGMAQASWYEPTKKGSTKWPLPQGTGMALAPALPGIGADASALASDPRPTFAKDLGRGGLQDSGRIFSGYRIAGETGVLSYEDKGVKVQEWFEADHGGGGARLSRHLVVAPGETRYFLVAAGAYTLKGTQEARGGADNLTILSNHPGLKLEQSGGQLVARLEASKNERRVSLCYTSGSGPVKPTPVSPVAKSAKWGGVIESAMTTAAEKGPGWEIDRLGLPAKNPWERRMRPADFAFLSDDRVAVVTFEGDVWLADLVGKSCKWRRIAGGLCEPMSIAQVNGVLQVFTRNGVIRLRDDNGDGEIDSYENFCSLMVQTSSARGYPLDMRVNAGGETFCAIGGIVTNEKSITAEPSPIPHSGTIMRISADGKKLAIVGKGAREPFFDIDPATGHIAMSDQQGNYVPASGIFPVVDGSYYGFGNKQDTGLTPPVAWIPHEDDTSSASPVWVRKSAFKEWDGAVIDVSYGTGRLFLVRPGDGWPAKEGAVVPLQIETGIPLLHMHVHPGDGSLWMAGLRVYDSKVQDLEGIGRLRRTTEPLATAVDARIVKDGVVLRYAGELDNATVIPDNVQAKEWQYRRSATYGSPRLTRAGATGSDPVATGGTFLSKDGRAVFIHIPGLKPTMQMQIDTSFALKGAKAVPGTVYLTVSGPPVADWTALGFETPKLDASVAKVHQKASTGPASAEAGKELATRYGCIACHSVDGATVGHSGPTWKGLLGAKRVFKDGSSVTADEAYIRESILDPGKKIVKGYELGMGSYAGVLGDSEIESVVLYIKSLK, encoded by the coding sequence ATGGAATTAATCGAACGTTTTCCCGTCCTGAAATCCGCGGCCCGGGTGCTGATGTTGAGCGGTGTGCTGCTGGCGGGGGCGTCGGCGAAACAGGGGCTGTTCTTCGATCCCACCGTACCGGTGTTCGGGACGCCGCTGAAGCTGGCGGATGGCCAGGTGCTCGCGCGCGGCCTATTGGTGCGGGCGGGGAAGGGCGAATGGGTGGCCTACGATCCCGAACTGCTGCGTCCGGCGTATTGGTTCCAAGCAGATGAAACGAAGGAGCCGGTGTCGATGGAAGGCATGGCGCAGGCCTCGTGGTATGAGCCGACGAAGAAGGGCTCCACGAAGTGGCCGCTGCCGCAGGGAACCGGGATGGCCTTGGCTCCGGCTCTGCCTGGAATCGGTGCGGATGCTTCCGCGTTGGCGAGCGATCCGCGACCGACCTTCGCGAAGGATCTAGGACGTGGCGGCTTGCAGGACAGCGGGCGCATTTTCAGCGGCTACCGGATCGCGGGCGAGACCGGTGTGCTGAGCTATGAGGACAAGGGCGTGAAGGTGCAGGAGTGGTTCGAGGCGGACCACGGTGGCGGTGGCGCGCGCTTGTCCCGCCACCTCGTGGTGGCTCCGGGCGAGACCCGTTACTTCCTCGTTGCCGCGGGTGCCTACACCCTGAAGGGCACGCAGGAAGCACGCGGCGGGGCGGACAACCTGACGATTCTCTCCAATCACCCCGGCTTGAAACTGGAGCAATCGGGCGGGCAATTGGTGGCACGCCTGGAGGCCTCGAAGAACGAGCGGCGTGTGAGCCTTTGCTACACCAGCGGAAGTGGGCCGGTGAAGCCCACGCCGGTGTCTCCGGTGGCGAAAAGCGCGAAGTGGGGTGGCGTGATCGAGTCTGCGATGACCACCGCTGCCGAAAAGGGCCCGGGTTGGGAAATCGACCGCCTGGGCCTGCCCGCGAAGAATCCGTGGGAACGCCGGATGCGTCCCGCCGATTTCGCGTTTCTTTCCGATGACCGGGTCGCGGTGGTGACCTTCGAGGGCGATGTCTGGCTGGCCGACCTAGTGGGCAAGTCGTGCAAGTGGCGTCGCATCGCCGGGGGCTTGTGCGAGCCGATGTCCATCGCGCAGGTCAATGGCGTGCTGCAGGTCTTCACCCGCAACGGCGTGATCCGCCTCCGCGATGACAACGGTGACGGCGAGATCGACAGCTACGAGAACTTTTGCAGCCTGATGGTCCAGACCTCCAGCGCGCGCGGCTATCCGCTGGACATGCGCGTGAACGCCGGGGGGGAAACCTTCTGCGCCATCGGCGGGATCGTCACCAACGAGAAATCGATCACCGCCGAGCCATCGCCGATTCCTCACAGCGGGACGATCATGCGGATCTCGGCGGATGGGAAGAAACTCGCGATCGTGGGTAAGGGCGCGCGCGAACCGTTCTTCGATATCGATCCGGCGACGGGGCACATCGCGATGTCGGACCAGCAGGGGAACTACGTGCCTGCCTCGGGGATCTTCCCGGTGGTGGACGGTTCCTACTATGGATTTGGTAACAAGCAGGACACCGGCCTCACGCCGCCGGTGGCGTGGATTCCTCATGAGGATGACACCTCCTCGGCCTCGCCGGTGTGGGTACGGAAGTCCGCTTTCAAGGAGTGGGACGGGGCGGTGATCGATGTTTCCTATGGAACCGGCCGTCTGTTCCTGGTCCGCCCCGGTGACGGCTGGCCCGCCAAGGAGGGCGCGGTGGTGCCGCTCCAGATCGAGACGGGCATCCCGCTGCTGCACATGCACGTCCACCCGGGCGATGGTTCGCTGTGGATGGCGGGCCTCCGCGTTTACGATTCCAAGGTGCAGGACCTGGAAGGCATCGGCCGCCTGCGCCGCACCACCGAACCGCTGGCGACCGCGGTGGACGCCCGGATCGTGAAGGATGGCGTGGTGCTGCGCTATGCCGGTGAACTGGATAACGCCACCGTCATCCCGGACAACGTCCAGGCGAAGGAGTGGCAATACCGGCGCAGCGCGACCTACGGCTCCCCGCGCCTGACCCGCGCGGGCGCGACCGGCTCGGATCCGGTGGCCACCGGTGGCACGTTCCTTTCCAAGGACGGCCGGGCGGTGTTCATCCACATCCCCGGGCTCAAGCCGACGATGCAGATGCAGATCGACACCAGTTTTGCCCTGAAGGGGGCGAAGGCCGTTCCCGGCACCGTGTATCTCACGGTTTCCGGCCCGCCCGTGGCGGACTGGACCGCGCTGGGATTCGAGACTCCGAAGCTGGATGCCAGCGTGGCGAAGGTCCACCAGAAGGCCTCCACCGGTCCGGCCTCCGCCGAGGCCGGGAAGGAACTCGCCACCCGCTACGGCTGCATCGCCTGCCATTCGGTGGATGGGGCCACGGTCGGTCACAGCGGTCCAACTTGGAAGGGTCTGCTGGGGGCCAAGCGCGTCTTCAAGGATGGCTCCTCCGTGACCGCTGACGAAGCCTATATCCGTGAATCCATCCTTGATCCGGGCAAGAAGATCGTGAAGGGCTACGAGCTCGGCATGGGCAGCTACGCCGGGGTGCTGGGCGATTCCGAAATTGAAAGCGTGGTGCTCTACATCAAGTCACTGAAATGA
- a CDS encoding DUF885 family protein, with the protein MTRRGFRLGGVVLALMVPGFLSAAGFADLLDEYKADHGDVAASYDVPYAAAALDRKDALTKAWQARLETVDYAKLDASERIDWHLLHAYLIARHGDSELERARWKEMEAMLAFLQPLQVLMGDRSARQGVNAEETAATLSAAAEALKELRKKLEQGHFNADNLKPNPVAAVRIAGVLDAMRSELGQWFSFYDGFQADFSWWTRQPKGVLDKELETTAAFFRKDLAGLKGEPDDPLIGDPIGKDALTRELAAEMIPYSAEELLAIAEKEFAWCEAEMAKAATAMGCKDGKEALAKVKADHAAPGGQAAVAQVEAEKAIRFLKDKDLVTVPPLAAETWGVAMLGVDAQKSLPYAAYSRPSIRVAYAHESMSHEDKLMAMRGNNAAFLHIVTPHELIPGHHLQSFMARRYATERQMFSTPFLVEGWALHWEMLLWDLGYTATPQEKVGALFWRMHRCARVIVSLKFHLGEMTPEQMVDFLVDRVGHERAGATSEVRRYIGDGYGPLYQAAYMTGGLQLRALYKELVGSGKMSVRDFHDRILHEGPVPIEMIRAALKGEKLPKDWKPAWRFAE; encoded by the coding sequence ATGACGCGACGAGGATTCCGGTTGGGTGGTGTGGTGCTGGCCCTGATGGTGCCCGGGTTTCTATCGGCCGCGGGCTTCGCCGATCTTCTCGACGAATACAAGGCGGACCATGGTGATGTCGCCGCGTCGTATGACGTGCCCTATGCCGCCGCCGCGCTGGATCGAAAGGACGCGCTGACGAAGGCGTGGCAGGCGCGGCTGGAAACGGTCGACTACGCCAAGCTCGACGCCTCCGAGCGGATCGATTGGCACCTGCTGCACGCCTACCTGATCGCCCGCCACGGGGACTCCGAACTGGAGCGGGCGCGGTGGAAGGAAATGGAGGCGATGCTGGCGTTTCTCCAGCCGCTGCAGGTGTTGATGGGGGACCGTTCGGCGCGGCAGGGCGTGAACGCGGAGGAGACGGCCGCCACCTTGTCCGCGGCAGCAGAGGCTCTGAAGGAACTCCGGAAGAAACTCGAACAGGGACATTTCAACGCCGACAACCTCAAGCCAAACCCGGTCGCCGCGGTGCGGATCGCGGGCGTGCTCGATGCCATGCGTTCCGAACTCGGACAGTGGTTTTCGTTCTACGATGGATTCCAGGCGGACTTCAGTTGGTGGACCCGCCAGCCAAAGGGAGTGCTCGACAAGGAACTCGAAACCACCGCCGCCTTCTTCCGCAAGGATCTCGCGGGCCTCAAGGGCGAGCCGGACGATCCGCTGATCGGCGACCCGATCGGCAAGGACGCGCTGACCCGCGAGCTGGCCGCCGAGATGATTCCCTATAGCGCGGAAGAACTCCTCGCGATCGCGGAGAAGGAGTTCGCGTGGTGCGAGGCCGAGATGGCGAAAGCCGCCACCGCCATGGGCTGCAAGGATGGCAAGGAAGCGCTGGCGAAGGTGAAGGCCGACCACGCGGCGCCGGGTGGCCAGGCGGCGGTCGCGCAGGTGGAAGCGGAGAAGGCCATCCGTTTCCTCAAGGACAAGGACCTCGTCACCGTGCCGCCGCTGGCCGCGGAAACGTGGGGCGTGGCGATGCTGGGCGTGGATGCTCAGAAGAGCCTGCCGTACGCCGCCTACAGCCGCCCCTCGATCCGGGTGGCGTATGCGCACGAGTCGATGTCCCACGAGGACAAGCTGATGGCGATGCGCGGGAACAACGCGGCCTTCCTCCACATCGTGACGCCCCACGAGTTGATCCCCGGCCACCATCTCCAGTCGTTCATGGCGCGGCGTTACGCCACGGAACGCCAGATGTTCAGCACGCCGTTCCTGGTCGAAGGCTGGGCCCTCCACTGGGAGATGCTGCTGTGGGATCTCGGCTACACCGCCACGCCGCAGGAGAAGGTGGGCGCGCTGTTCTGGCGCATGCACCGGTGCGCGCGGGTCATCGTGAGCCTGAAGTTCCATCTCGGCGAGATGACGCCGGAGCAGATGGTGGATTTCCTGGTGGACCGCGTGGGCCACGAACGCGCCGGGGCGACCTCCGAGGTGCGCCGTTACATCGGCGATGGCTACGGGCCGCTCTATCAGGCCGCCTACATGACCGGCGGGCTGCAATTACGCGCGCTCTATAAGGAACTGGTCGGCTCCGGAAAGATGAGCGTGCGGGACTTCCACGACCGCATCCTGCACGAGGGGCCGGTGCCGATCGAAATGATCCGCGCGGCCCTCAAGGGCGAGAAGCTGCCGAAGGACTGGAAACCCGCGTGGCGGTTCGCGGAGTGA
- a CDS encoding ABC-F family ATP-binding cassette domain-containing protein, protein MLSIQSLRVEYGARVLFSDLAFTVQAKERIAFAGHNGAGKSTLMKCIAGIIQPSAGRINMPKGTRIGYLPQEGIHVKGRTLWDETESAFGETIALREKIDRLSNELEKLDPRSSPYGDLLEEIGELELLLDDVDPDRMKPKIESVLQGLGFSKKDFTRDCGEFSGGWQMRIAMAKLFLQEPAALLLDEPTNHLDIGTQRWVEEYLKSYPGAILLISHDRGLLDTLCTRTIAFSHGRAEEYAGNFSYFERESVLRKEIRLKQYTAQQREIADIQRFIDRFRASANKATLVQSRIKMLDKIERIPAPEQDDAVMNFRFPSPPASGQSVAKLDSVSKAYGHLQIFKDFDFEATRGEKIAIVGPNGAGKSTFCRMITGQEAPDHGAHNFGHKVATSFFSQNHADELDPTKTVLQTVEEVASRENVAQARNLLGCFLFRGDDVFKKVGVLSGGERSRVALVRMLLQPANFLILDEPTNHLDMQSQDVLQRALIDYSGTVMIVSHNRYFLDPLVTKTLEFRPGEDPRVFVGNITYYLDKIAEEEKAERNSPAKLSKRPATPVIKPIVAPEPVAAPAETSGNRKDQRRQDAELRQKRAKVLKPLEDEFASLEKKIAELEAAQVTLTDHLSNPEIAADPDKFRQATNAVANVTGQLETAYSRWGELSDEIEKLSAQFGG, encoded by the coding sequence ATGCTTTCCATCCAGTCCCTCCGCGTCGAATACGGCGCCCGCGTCCTGTTCTCCGACCTCGCCTTCACCGTGCAGGCGAAAGAGCGCATCGCCTTCGCCGGCCATAACGGCGCGGGGAAATCGACGTTGATGAAGTGCATCGCGGGCATCATCCAACCGTCCGCCGGCCGGATCAACATGCCGAAGGGCACCCGTATCGGCTACCTACCGCAGGAGGGCATCCACGTGAAAGGCCGCACCCTGTGGGACGAAACCGAGTCCGCCTTCGGCGAGACGATCGCCCTGCGCGAGAAGATCGACCGCCTTTCCAACGAGCTGGAGAAGCTCGATCCGCGTTCCTCTCCCTACGGTGACCTGCTGGAGGAGATCGGCGAGCTGGAGCTGCTGCTCGATGACGTCGATCCGGACCGCATGAAGCCGAAGATCGAGAGCGTGCTGCAGGGCCTCGGGTTCAGCAAAAAGGACTTCACCCGTGATTGCGGCGAGTTCTCCGGTGGCTGGCAGATGCGCATCGCGATGGCGAAGCTGTTCCTCCAGGAACCCGCCGCCCTGCTGCTGGACGAACCGACGAACCACCTCGACATCGGCACCCAGCGCTGGGTGGAGGAATACCTGAAGAGCTATCCGGGCGCGATCCTGCTGATTTCCCACGACCGCGGACTGCTCGACACGCTCTGCACCCGCACCATCGCTTTCAGCCACGGCCGTGCGGAGGAATACGCGGGGAACTTCTCCTACTTCGAACGCGAGTCGGTGCTGCGGAAGGAGATCCGGCTGAAGCAATACACCGCCCAGCAGCGCGAGATCGCCGACATCCAGCGCTTCATCGACCGCTTCCGCGCCTCCGCTAACAAGGCCACGCTGGTCCAGTCCCGCATCAAGATGCTCGACAAGATCGAGCGCATCCCGGCCCCCGAGCAGGACGACGCGGTGATGAACTTCCGCTTCCCATCCCCACCCGCTTCCGGCCAATCGGTGGCGAAGCTGGACAGCGTCTCGAAGGCCTACGGCCACCTCCAGATTTTCAAGGACTTCGACTTCGAAGCCACCCGCGGCGAGAAGATCGCCATCGTCGGACCGAACGGCGCGGGCAAGTCGACCTTCTGCCGGATGATCACCGGCCAGGAGGCTCCGGACCATGGCGCCCACAACTTCGGCCACAAGGTTGCCACCTCGTTCTTCTCCCAGAACCACGCCGACGAACTCGATCCCACCAAGACGGTGCTCCAGACCGTCGAGGAGGTCGCCAGCCGCGAGAACGTCGCCCAGGCCCGCAATCTCCTCGGCTGCTTCCTGTTCCGCGGTGACGATGTCTTCAAGAAGGTCGGCGTGCTGTCCGGCGGCGAGCGCTCCCGCGTCGCCCTCGTCCGCATGCTGCTCCAGCCGGCGAACTTCCTGATCCTGGACGAGCCGACGAACCACCTAGACATGCAGTCGCAGGACGTGCTCCAGCGCGCGCTGATCGACTACTCCGGCACGGTGATGATCGTGTCCCACAACCGCTACTTCCTCGACCCGCTGGTCACGAAGACCCTCGAATTCCGCCCCGGCGAGGATCCCCGCGTGTTCGTGGGCAACATCACCTACTACCTCGACAAGATCGCCGAGGAGGAGAAGGCCGAGCGGAATTCCCCGGCGAAACTTTCCAAGCGCCCGGCCACCCCGGTGATCAAGCCGATCGTTGCCCCCGAGCCGGTCGCCGCTCCGGCGGAAACCTCGGGCAACCGCAAGGACCAGCGCCGCCAGGACGCCGAGCTGCGCCAGAAGCGCGCCAAGGTGCTCAAGCCGCTGGAGGACGAATTCGCCTCGCTCGAAAAGAAGATCGCCGAACTGGAAGCCGCTCAGGTGACCCTCACCGATCACCTCTCGAACCCGGAGATCGCCGCCGACCCCGACAAGTTCCGCCAGGCCACCAACGCCGTCGCCAACGTGACCGGCCAGTTGGAAACCGCCTACTCGCGCTGGGGCGAGCTCTCCGACGAGATCGAGAAGCTCTCCGCGCAGTTCGGCGGGTGA
- a CDS encoding peptidylprolyl isomerase, with the protein MSDIRITLHTTAGDVDATIFADKAPLTSANFLNLAKRGYYNGVAFHRVVDGFMIQGGDPTESGRGGPGYKFGDEFHPELRHNKPGIFSMANAGPGTNGSQFFVTHVPTQFLDDRHSVFGEVTKGLDIVKAITGKNNTGERGCKYNGTGDKITSITIHDDASALFESKKDHVEHWNSILDR; encoded by the coding sequence ATGTCCGACATCCGCATCACTCTCCACACCACCGCCGGCGACGTGGACGCCACGATTTTCGCCGACAAGGCGCCGCTGACTTCCGCCAACTTCCTGAACCTCGCCAAGCGCGGTTACTACAACGGCGTGGCTTTCCACCGCGTGGTGGACGGTTTCATGATCCAGGGCGGTGACCCGACCGAGTCCGGCCGCGGCGGTCCGGGCTACAAGTTCGGCGACGAGTTCCACCCGGAGCTCCGCCACAACAAGCCGGGGATCTTCTCGATGGCCAATGCCGGTCCAGGCACCAACGGCTCGCAGTTCTTCGTCACCCACGTCCCGACCCAGTTCCTCGACGACCGCCACTCGGTCTTCGGCGAGGTCACCAAAGGCCTGGACATCGTGAAGGCCATCACCGGCAAGAACAACACCGGCGAGCGCGGCTGCAAATACAACGGCACCGGCGACAAGATCACCTCGATCACCATCCATGACGACGCCTCCGCGCTGTTCGAAAGCAAGAAGGATCATGTCGAGCATTGGAACTCCATCTTGGATCGTTGA
- a CDS encoding autotransporter-associated beta strand repeat-containing protein: MKPETIFASLAWILALAGTARATVFTYTSTTNDVWSDSANWNASGVAPTTDSNVARLNFNGSATFAFGTTATYTGTSGGNEGRSIVIGLADTAGLASKLTITSGTIVASGPDPSLIGGGSSNSYAGNAQLILSGGNYTSTSALGVLARGSSAASGTVTINSGSTLKADTVGFGLLAGGAGSAYINVNQGGVLETRAVYEANDVTGTVQLNLDGGTLRATANNASEHWVRNTTTGPTLRILSHGATFESTGTGEKRLSVAMTDGTGNGSDGDIRFTGGGRIVLDANNTNTGDITVDAGTTLVLGNAGAAGSLGSGILVNNGTVVHNRSGNYSQSAVAGLASGLQSNFEQKGSGVFTLDVANSNSGTTAVTGGVLRVTNSGGLGAIGAVSVASGSQIALSGGVTISKNISISGVGVTAAIAGTEIAGGSRGALSSSAGTNTVTGAISVATYGTRIGVQDGAALVLTGPITEVSPSTNVIFRGGVSGTSSITLSNPNNAWTGTTVIYAGNVMLGVDNGIPKNTSLLIGTSGVGTSVLDLNGHNQELAGITSDAVNKGVSQVINNGASDSVLTLNTAVDGSWDGSLKDGTTKISSLVKKGTGTQTLASAQTYTGSTTVQAGTLFVNGALASSQVTVNAGGTFGGTGSIAGPITVAGTLSPGSSATSSATLPTHDLTLTGTYLCHLKASFTDLVDITGNLTITGSALNVSVLQATTLTTYTIARYTGTRTGTFASVTVPSGFMVQYDDANKVIKLVPGTSTPTFNTWAQGYGLDPLTTGAPNADYDKDGIPNALEYVLGTDPKNASASGSTLLVNHDDWTFSFHRAKQSLSSDLTVIVETGDDLTTWPVTFQVGATTAASSTGVTVTSLDANTDQITVTIPKGTSKAFARIKAAVNP; the protein is encoded by the coding sequence ATGAAACCTGAAACGATCTTTGCCTCGCTCGCTTGGATTTTGGCTCTGGCAGGCACCGCCCGTGCCACCGTGTTCACCTACACCAGTACGACCAATGATGTCTGGTCGGACTCCGCGAACTGGAATGCCTCCGGTGTTGCCCCCACCACGGATTCAAACGTTGCCCGCCTGAATTTCAACGGCTCCGCCACCTTTGCTTTCGGCACCACCGCCACGTACACCGGCACCTCGGGTGGCAATGAAGGTCGCTCGATCGTGATTGGCCTGGCGGACACCGCCGGACTGGCCTCGAAGCTCACCATCACCAGTGGTACGATTGTGGCGAGTGGTCCGGACCCCAGTCTGATCGGTGGCGGCTCTTCCAACAGCTATGCTGGAAACGCCCAATTGATACTCTCGGGGGGCAACTACACCTCGACCAGCGCGCTCGGTGTGCTGGCGCGCGGTTCCAGTGCGGCCTCCGGCACCGTGACGATTAACTCCGGCTCCACTCTGAAGGCGGATACCGTGGGGTTCGGGCTTCTCGCTGGTGGCGCGGGTAGCGCCTATATCAACGTCAACCAAGGCGGCGTGCTCGAAACCCGTGCCGTTTACGAAGCGAACGACGTCACCGGCACGGTGCAGCTCAATCTCGACGGTGGCACGCTGCGGGCCACGGCGAACAACGCCTCCGAGCACTGGGTGCGGAACACCACCACCGGCCCTACGCTCCGGATCCTTTCCCACGGTGCCACCTTTGAATCCACTGGCACCGGTGAAAAGCGTCTCTCGGTGGCGATGACGGATGGCACCGGCAATGGTTCCGATGGCGACATCCGCTTCACCGGTGGTGGCCGCATCGTTCTGGACGCGAACAACACCAATACCGGCGACATCACGGTGGATGCCGGCACCACGCTGGTGCTTGGCAACGCGGGCGCGGCCGGTTCGCTGGGCAGCGGGATTCTGGTGAACAACGGCACCGTGGTTCACAACCGTTCGGGCAATTACTCCCAGAGCGCGGTCGCTGGACTGGCTTCCGGCTTGCAATCGAACTTCGAACAGAAGGGCTCGGGGGTCTTCACGCTCGATGTCGCGAACTCGAACAGCGGCACGACCGCCGTGACCGGTGGCGTGTTGCGGGTGACGAACTCCGGCGGCCTCGGCGCCATCGGCGCTGTGAGCGTGGCGAGCGGCTCTCAGATCGCCCTTTCCGGCGGCGTGACGATCTCGAAGAACATTTCCATCAGTGGTGTCGGGGTTACCGCGGCTATCGCGGGCACCGAGATCGCCGGAGGATCCCGCGGTGCGCTGTCCAGCTCCGCGGGCACCAATACCGTGACCGGCGCGATTTCGGTGGCTACGTATGGCACCCGCATCGGGGTGCAGGACGGTGCAGCCCTGGTTCTCACCGGACCGATCACGGAGGTCTCTCCCTCCACCAATGTGATCTTCCGCGGGGGTGTGTCGGGTACCAGCTCGATCACGCTCTCCAATCCCAACAACGCCTGGACGGGCACCACGGTCATCTATGCCGGCAATGTGATGCTGGGGGTGGACAACGGCATTCCCAAGAACACCTCGCTGCTTATCGGCACAAGCGGCGTGGGCACCAGCGTGCTCGACCTCAACGGTCACAACCAGGAGCTGGCAGGCATCACGTCCGACGCAGTGAACAAGGGGGTCTCCCAGGTGATCAACAACGGCGCTTCCGATTCCGTGCTCACGCTCAACACCGCCGTGGACGGTTCGTGGGACGGTTCGCTGAAGGACGGCACCACCAAGATCTCCTCGCTTGTGAAGAAGGGAACGGGAACCCAGACGCTGGCTTCGGCCCAGACCTACACCGGTTCCACCACCGTGCAGGCAGGCACCTTGTTCGTGAATGGCGCGCTTGCCTCCTCGCAGGTGACGGTCAATGCCGGTGGCACGTTCGGCGGAACCGGCTCCATCGCGGGACCGATCACGGTGGCGGGAACGCTTTCCCCGGGATCGAGCGCCACCTCCTCCGCCACCCTGCCGACCCACGATCTCACGCTGACCGGCACCTACCTTTGCCACCTCAAGGCGAGCTTCACCGACCTCGTGGACATCACTGGAAACCTTACGATCACGGGCTCCGCGCTGAACGTCTCCGTGCTCCAGGCCACCACGCTCACCACCTACACCATCGCCCGCTACACCGGCACCCGCACCGGCACTTTCGCCTCCGTCACGGTGCCGTCCGGATTCATGGTGCAGTACGACGACGCGAATAAAGTGATCAAGCTGGTGCCGGGCACCTCCACCCCGACTTTCAACACCTGGGCGCAGGGTTACGGGCTCGATCCGCTCACCACCGGAGCGCCGAACGCGGACTACGACAAGGATGGCATCCCGAACGCGCTTGAATACGTCCTCGGCACCGATCCGAAGAATGCTTCCGCCTCTGGGTCGACCCTTCTGGTCAACCATGACGATTGGACCTTCAGCTTCCATCGCGCGAAGCAGTCGCTGTCCTCCGATCTGACCGTCATCGTGGAGACGGGCGACGATCTCACCACCTGGCCGGTGACCTTCCAGGTGGGCGCCACCACCGCGGCTTCTTCCACCGGGGTGACGGTGACGAGCCTCGATGCCAACACCGACCAGATCACGGTGACGATTCCCAAGGGTACCTCGAAAGCTTTCGCCCGGATCAAGGCCGCGGTCAATCCGTGA
- a CDS encoding DNA-binding transcriptional regulator — protein sequence MVESLSGYGNKILTGISRYASRKTNWRIAFFDRERKELAELVASWQGDGIICTAVEQRFAEAARGRALPVINVTSRMIDPAFINVVPDDHRIGRMGAEFLLSRGFKSFAFVRSKDNTRFSFDRGRGFAEVIHATEGTSLATLSITSAGDDELAAWLGNLPRPLAVLCSTDRIAAMALEACWTLGHRVPEEIAVLGVGDYSQLCDLCSPTLSSIDIDLERRGYEAARWLDRVMEGEAPPTEPQLIAPAFVVERRSTDVFAFEDADVVKALRFIRDHASECIKGTDVVAATSISRRSLEGRFNALVGNTLHDEIWRAHTDLAQRLLTSTALSLQEVAERSGFRTASALVSHFRKKFDITPKEYRNANRG from the coding sequence ATGGTGGAATCCCTAAGCGGTTACGGGAATAAGATCCTGACCGGCATCAGTCGCTATGCCTCGCGGAAGACAAACTGGCGCATAGCGTTTTTTGACCGCGAGCGCAAGGAACTAGCGGAACTCGTGGCGAGCTGGCAGGGCGACGGAATCATCTGCACCGCGGTGGAGCAGCGCTTCGCGGAAGCCGCCAGGGGACGGGCGCTGCCGGTGATCAATGTGACCTCCCGGATGATCGATCCCGCCTTCATCAACGTGGTGCCGGACGACCACCGGATCGGCCGCATGGGGGCGGAATTCCTGCTCTCCCGCGGTTTCAAATCCTTCGCCTTCGTCCGCAGCAAGGACAACACCCGCTTTTCGTTCGACCGTGGCCGCGGCTTCGCCGAGGTGATCCACGCCACCGAAGGTACCTCGCTGGCCACGCTTTCCATCACCAGCGCTGGCGACGATGAACTGGCCGCATGGCTCGGCAACCTGCCGCGGCCGCTGGCCGTTTTATGCTCCACCGATCGCATCGCGGCGATGGCGCTGGAGGCATGCTGGACGCTCGGCCACCGCGTGCCCGAGGAGATCGCGGTGCTCGGCGTGGGAGACTACTCACAGCTCTGCGACCTGTGCTCCCCCACCCTCTCCAGCATCGACATCGATCTGGAGCGCCGCGGCTACGAGGCCGCCCGCTGGTTGGACCGGGTGATGGAGGGCGAGGCGCCGCCGACCGAGCCACAGCTCATCGCGCCGGCCTTCGTGGTCGAGCGCCGATCCACCGATGTCTTCGCCTTCGAGGACGCCGATGTGGTGAAGGCTCTGCGTTTCATCCGCGACCACGCTTCGGAGTGCATCAAGGGCACCGACGTGGTCGCCGCGACTTCCATTTCACGGCGCTCCTTGGAAGGCCGCTTCAACGCGCTGGTGGGCAACACGCTCCATGACGAGATCTGGCGCGCCCACACCGATCTCGCCCAACGGCTTCTCACCTCCACGGCACTGTCCCTCCAGGAGGTTGCCGAACGCTCGGGTTTCCGGACGGCCAGCGCGCTGGTGAGCCACTTCCGGAAAAAATTCGACATCACGCCGAAGGAATACCGGAACGCCAATCGCGGCTGA